Within the Stenotrophomonas sp. 610A2 genome, the region CCGGCTGCGGGGTCCAGCCCGGCAGGCCGATGGTCGGCACGAAGCCGTCGGGGATGTTGTCCTGCTTCAGGTACTGCAGGTTGAGGAAGTAGCGGGTGTCGGTACCCAGGCCGAAACCGAACGACGGCGCAAAGCCCCAGCGCTTGTTGTTGACGTGGTCACGGCCGGCGACGTCGCTGTCCTGCCACATGGCGTTCAGGCGCAGCGCAGCGGTGGCGCCCAGGGTCTGGTTCCAGTCTGCGGTAGCGCGCTGCTGGCCATCGGTGCCGGCGGTGAGGCTGCCTGCGATCGCATCGCGCAGGTTGGCCTGCTTGCTGATCATGTTGATCGCGCCGGTGGGCGCGGTGCGGCCGATATCGGTACCGGCCGGGCCCTTCAGCACTTCGACCTGCTCGGTGTTGAACACGTCGCGCGAGATCGAGCCCAGGTCGCGGATGCCGTCGACCAGGATGCTGCTGGAGCTGTCGAAGCCGCGCATGTAGATGGTGTCACCGGTGCTGGTGTTGCCGTTCTCACCTGCATAGAAGGTGCCCACGCCGGCGCTGTTGCGCAGTGCTTCGGTCAGGGTGGTGGCGCCCTGCTGGTTGAACAGATCGCTGGTGATCACCTGGATGGTCTGCGGGGTGTTCTGCAGCGTCTGGGTGTACTTGTTGGAGGCGGACTTCTCGGCCTTGAAGCCGTTCATCGCATGCACCTCGACCTGGTCCAGGGTCTTGGCATCCTGGGCGCTGGCCAGGCCTGGCAGGGTTGCCAGGCTCAGACCGGTGATCAGGCTGGCGGTGGTCGATGCCAGGACGCTGATGCGCGGCGCGGTGCTGCTGTGCTTGCGGCTTTTGATATGGGTCATGGTGATGATCGGTAGTGAAAAGGGAGAAGTAAGACGACCGCCGCAGCCGGGTGGCGCGGAGGCAGGGGAACGGATCGGTGGGGCGAGCCATGCGGCACGGCGCAGGCGTAGAACGATGAGCAACAGAACGACGGATCGCAGAGTGCGTCCGTGTCAGCTGGTCAGGCGCGCGGCGGGGCGTGGCCGGGATTGAGCAGCAGGTAGGGCGCCAACGGATAGCGTTGGGCGCGTTCAACCGCGTGCTGCAGCAGCGTGTCGCTGGCGGCAGTCACGAAGATGCGGCTGGGGGTAAACAGAGCGAGCGGAACCGGGCTGGACAGCATCGCTGCCGGCCGCGGCCGGGTCAGACGGGAGGATTCGCCGCCGGTTTCGCTGATGGCGGCCATCTCCAGCGGATGCTGCGGATGACCGGGTTCAGGTGAAGCCAGAACCTGGTCGAACGCTTCCACTGCCAGCGGGGCCGTGACCACCGCCTTGGCCTGGAACGCCACGGCCCAGACCAGCAACATGCCAAACACCAGCATCAGCCAAGGCAGGCGCTGCCGCACGGCGGCGACAGTCAGCGATTGAGCCTTGGTGGATGGGGAGGACATTGGAAAAGCGCAGACCGTTAATTTCGCGTTATCGCGACAGATGCGCATCTTATTGAGAATTGTTTGCGTTTTCAATTCTGAGGTACTGGGTATACCTCAGCTATCTTCCGGGTACGGTTCGGCCGCGAAGGATGAATTGGCTGTCCACGGCAGCGGCCCGGTATCCGCCAGATCGGATCACGCCATGCGGGATGGGACTGTCCTGGAGCGGGGGCCAGATACCGTGCTCTGTCCCGGCCGCTGGGACAGGGTTCCCCCATTGATGACCAGCTCAGTCGCGGTCGTCGCGCGACCAGATGCCGCCGTGTTCGCGCTTGACCGGGAACTTGGGCACCGCCGTATAGGCCGGGGCGCAGAGGGCGCGGCCATCGCGGATGTCGAAGCGGGCGCCGTGCAGGATGCACTCGATGCTGCCTTCATCCGGGTCCAATGTGCCGGAGGACAGCTCGAACTCCTCGTGCGTGCACTGGTCTTCCAGCGCATACAGCTCACCGTCCAGGTTGAACACCACAATCGGCGAGCCGGTGACTTCGTCGAAGCCGGTCTTCATTTCGCCCGGCAGCAGTTCCTCGCTGGCACAGATGAAGGTCCAGGTCTCGCTCATGCGGCAACACCCAGCGGCTTCTCAAGGATCTCGAACTGCAGGTCGTCACGCTTGGGGATGCCGAAGCGCTCATCGCCATACGGGAACGGCTTCTTGATGCCGGTACGCACGTAGCCGCGGCGTTCGTAGAAGGCGATCAGTTCATCGCGGCAATCGATCACCGTCATCTGCATGGTCGGCAGCTGCCACTGCTCGGCGGCGTGCTGTTCGGCGCGCTGCATCAACTGCTTGCCGATGCCGCCGCCCTGGGCGTTGGGGCTGACCGAGAACATGCCGAAGTAACCGTGGCCGTTTTCATCGGCGACATGGCAGCAGGCCTGGAGTTGACCGTCCTGCTCGGCGAGCAGGATCACGCTGCGCGGGCGGTCCAGATCGCCCTGGATGCCGGCGGCGTCGATGCGCTGGCCGTCGAGGAGGTCGGCTTCGGTGGTCCAGCCAACGCGGGAAGCATCGCCACGGTAGGCGGAGGTGACCAGGTCGATCAGGGCCGGGATATCGGCGGCGGTAGCAGGGCGGAAAGTCAGCGTGTTCATGGGCTGCATTCTAGCGCCGCGAGCCGGAACGGACGATGGGAGGAGTCCTGGGCTGTGCTCCCTCCCTTTGCCGCAGGCAAGGGGAGGGCTGGGGAGGGGGAGCTCTTGGCAGCGTGATGCAGCAGTGGCGTCGCGGCTGTAGAGCCGAGCCATGCTCGGCTGGGGCGTTACCGGTGAAGCCCTTGCCGAGCATGGCTCGGCACTACAGGTGAAGCCCTTGCCGAGCATGGCTCGGCACTACAGGTGAAGCCCTTGCCGAGCATGGCTCGGCACTACAGGTGAAGCCCTTGCCGAGCATGGCTCGGCACTACAGGTGAAGCCCTTGCCGAGCATGGCTCGGCACTACAGGTGAAGCCCTTGCCGAGCATGGCTCGGCACTACAGGTGAAGCCCTTGCCGAGCATGGCTCGGCACTACAGGTGAAGCGTTTGCCTTGCGCTCAACGCATGAAGAACTCGACCGGGAATGACAGCTCCAGCGGTGCTTTGCGTGCTTCCGGCACCGCCGGCAATGGCGCCGCGCGGCGGAAGGTATCCAGTGCGGCCTGGTCGAGCATCGCCGAGCCGGAGGATTGCTCCAGTGCCAACGACAGCACCGAGCCATCGCGTGCAAGGCTGACGCGGACGTGGGCGACGCCTTGTTCACG harbors:
- a CDS encoding GNAT family N-acetyltransferase is translated as MNTLTFRPATAADIPALIDLVTSAYRGDASRVGWTTEADLLDGQRIDAAGIQGDLDRPRSVILLAEQDGQLQACCHVADENGHGYFGMFSVSPNAQGGGIGKQLMQRAEQHAAEQWQLPTMQMTVIDCRDELIAFYERRGYVRTGIKKPFPYGDERFGIPKRDDLQFEILEKPLGVAA
- a CDS encoding non-heme iron oxygenase ferredoxin subunit, which translates into the protein MSETWTFICASEELLPGEMKTGFDEVTGSPIVVFNLDGELYALEDQCTHEEFELSSGTLDPDEGSIECILHGARFDIRDGRALCAPAYTAVPKFPVKREHGGIWSRDDRD